From the genome of Vicia villosa cultivar HV-30 ecotype Madison, WI linkage group LG2, Vvil1.0, whole genome shotgun sequence, one region includes:
- the LOC131651136 gene encoding uncharacterized protein LOC131651136 → MANNIPSSDPFLLEHLIEDSTREVTNRRRQEEPQHALAGQGRSRQETSQPRRQRVQNVQQLQGLQQVQNVEQNPPEGNVQNGEDQQARTHNGPERPQNENETDARDGHAASSFTHTSDRRRTRHVEEEEPLNIPEDADPVTVLLLKELQKTNSLLRLQDDRIHELERKRRYRSPPRRHYQSRSYSSSRSPLRRHRRRSPSSSRSPPRRHRRRRSYSRSPPRKSRKNQRPEATEARSLSPEQGHQGPSKAVLKPRERPSPRDNRAGPNNDQERPRRGRHSTSPRPSDEEDFRSPLSEDIRRARLPRGMEKPPALDQYDGTTDPDDHIRSIEAKIPGIRGQTRDEAALHFGRAPPNQRTG, encoded by the exons ATGGCTAACAACATCCCAAGCTCCGACCCCTTCCTCCTGGAACATCTGATCGAAGATTCCACCCGCGAGGTGACGAATCGCCGCCGGCAAGAAGAACCTCAACACGCCCTTGCCGGACAGGGAAGGTCGAGACAGGAGACTTCGCAACCTAGGAGGCAGCGGGTCCAGAACGTCCAGCAGCTGCagggcctccaacaggttcagaATGTCGAACAAAACCCTCCCGAGGGAAacgttcagaacggggaagacCAGCAGGCCCGAACCCACAATGGGCCTGAGCGCCCCCAGAATGAGAATGAGACCGACGCCAGAGATGGGCACGCTGCTTcttcattcacccacacctccgacagGCGGAGGACCCGTCATGTAGAAGAGGAGGAACCGCTCAACATCCCCGAGGATGCTGACCCCGTCACTGTCCTCCTGCTCAAAGAACTGCAAAAGACGAACAGCCTCCTCCGACTTCAGGACGACCGTATCCACGAGCTGGAAAGGAAACGACGGTACCGCTCCCCTCCGCGGAGACATTACCAGTcgcgctcctattcctcctcgcgctcacctcTGAGGAGGCACCGCCGGCGCTCCCCATCTTCTTCACGCTCGCCACCCAGAAGACACCGCCGTCGGAGGtcatattcccgctctccaccGAGAAAAAGCAGGAAGAACCAGAGACCAGAGGCCACTGAAGCAAGAAGCCTCTCCCCCGAGCAGGGTCATCAGGGCCCCTCCAAGGCTGTGCTGAAACCCCGCGAGCGTCCCTCTCCTCGGGATAATCGCGCCGGTCCCAACAATGACCAGGAAAGACCCCGGCGAGGCAGACATTCAACTTCACCAAGACCAAGCGACGAAGAAGACTTCCGCAGCCCTCTGTCCGAGGACATCCGAAGAGCCCGCCTTCCTCGAGGGATGGAAAAACCCCCGGCGTTGGACCAGTACGATGGAACCACTGACCCTGACGACCacattcggagcatcgaagcg AAAATTCCAGGAATTCGTGGCCAAACTCGGGACGAGGCAGCACTTCACTTCGGTCGAGCACCCCCAAACCAACGGACAGGCTGA